In Sphingomonas phyllosphaerae, one DNA window encodes the following:
- the sucC gene encoding ADP-forming succinate--CoA ligase subunit beta has translation MNIHEYQAKELLAKFGVPVPAGYAAMSVDEAVEVSKKLPGPLYVVKAQIHAGGRGKGKFKELPEGSKGGVRLAKTEDEVRHAATEMLGNTLVTIQTGEAGKQVNRLYVTDGVDIAKEFYLALLVNRATGRISFVASTEGGMDIETVAHDTPEKIHSIDVDPATGFQPHHGRAVAGALQLTGDLAKQAANVAAKLYDAFLGTDAEQIEINPLAVTDDGKLMVLDAKVGFDGNAMFRHKDIAELRDETEEDAAELEASKYDLAYIKLDGDIGCMVNGAGLAMATMDIIKLNGMFPANFLDVGGGASKEKVTAAFKIILADPAVKGILVNIFGGIMKCDIIAEGIVAAAKEVNLSVPLVVRLEGTNVDKGKEILSNSGLAIVPANDLGDAAQKIVAEVKKVA, from the coding sequence GTGAACATCCACGAATATCAGGCCAAGGAACTGCTCGCGAAATTCGGCGTCCCCGTGCCCGCCGGCTATGCCGCGATGAGCGTGGATGAGGCGGTCGAGGTCTCGAAGAAGCTGCCGGGGCCGCTCTACGTCGTCAAGGCGCAGATCCATGCCGGCGGTCGTGGCAAGGGTAAGTTCAAGGAACTTCCCGAGGGCAGCAAGGGCGGCGTCCGCCTCGCGAAGACCGAGGACGAGGTCCGCCATGCCGCGACCGAGATGCTCGGCAACACACTGGTGACGATCCAGACCGGCGAGGCCGGCAAGCAGGTCAACCGCCTGTACGTCACCGACGGCGTCGACATCGCGAAGGAATTCTACCTCGCGCTGCTCGTCAACCGCGCCACCGGCCGCATCTCGTTCGTCGCCTCGACCGAGGGCGGCATGGACATCGAGACGGTCGCGCATGACACGCCGGAGAAGATTCACTCGATCGACGTCGATCCGGCGACCGGCTTCCAGCCGCACCACGGCCGCGCGGTTGCGGGCGCGCTGCAGCTGACCGGCGATCTCGCCAAGCAGGCGGCGAACGTCGCGGCGAAGCTGTACGACGCCTTCCTCGGCACCGACGCCGAGCAGATCGAGATCAACCCGCTCGCCGTCACCGACGATGGCAAGCTGATGGTGCTCGACGCCAAGGTTGGCTTCGACGGCAACGCCATGTTCCGCCACAAGGACATTGCCGAGCTGCGCGACGAAACCGAGGAAGACGCCGCCGAGCTGGAAGCGTCGAAGTACGACCTCGCCTATATCAAGCTGGACGGTGACATCGGCTGCATGGTCAACGGCGCCGGGCTCGCGATGGCGACGATGGACATCATCAAGCTGAACGGCATGTTCCCGGCCAACTTCCTCGACGTCGGCGGCGGCGCGAGCAAGGAGAAGGTGACGGCGGCGTTCAAGATCATCCTTGCCGATCCGGCGGTGAAGGGCATCCTCGTCAACATCTTCGGCGGGATCATGAAGTGCGACATCATCGCCGAGGGCATCGTCGCCGCGGCGAAGGAAGTGAACCTGTCGGTGCCGCTGGTGGTGCGCCTCGAGGGCACGAACGTCGACAAGGGCAAGGAAATCCTGTCGAACTCGGGCCTCGCGATCGTCCCCGCCAACGATCTGGGCGATGCCGCGCAGAAGATCGTCGCCGAGGTCAAGAAGGTCGCCTGA
- a CDS encoding cupin-like domain-containing protein gives MSTAITDRRVREITADDPAAQDLAALVAAGAPVVVRGLAAGWPLIAAGREGPAAAVDYLRRFYNGQPGVGYTADTAQGGRYFYDETLTRLDFAAERVALDDYMARMLDALDEEGAPSFYIGSTDLERFFPGLAVENPLARADFARVLRSIWIGTRTTAQAHYDMSNNIAVCAVGRRRFTLFPPEQVANLYPGPLEPTPGGQVVSLVDFRAPDLERFPGFADARDTAQFAELEPGDAVVYPALWWHHVEALAPFNVLVNYWWNDAAAFMDTPMNTLLHALLSLRDRPAAEKQAWRALFDYYVFGDAARPAAHLPEAAQGALAPLDDARARRLRGDLLRKLNR, from the coding sequence GTGAGCACGGCGATCACCGATCGGCGCGTGCGCGAGATCACGGCCGACGATCCGGCCGCGCAGGATCTGGCGGCCTTGGTCGCGGCGGGCGCGCCGGTGGTGGTGCGCGGGCTGGCTGCCGGCTGGCCGCTGATCGCCGCGGGGCGGGAAGGACCGGCGGCGGCGGTCGACTATCTGCGGCGTTTCTACAACGGTCAGCCGGGGGTGGGGTATACCGCCGACACCGCGCAGGGCGGGCGGTATTTCTATGACGAGACGCTGACGCGGCTCGACTTCGCCGCGGAGCGCGTGGCGCTCGACGACTATATGGCGCGGATGCTCGACGCGCTGGACGAGGAGGGCGCGCCGTCCTTCTACATCGGCTCGACCGATCTGGAGCGGTTCTTCCCCGGACTGGCCGTCGAGAACCCGCTCGCCCGCGCCGATTTCGCACGCGTGCTGCGCAGCATCTGGATCGGGACGCGCACGACGGCGCAGGCGCACTACGACATGTCGAACAACATCGCGGTCTGCGCGGTGGGGCGGCGGCGGTTTACCCTTTTCCCGCCCGAGCAGGTCGCGAACCTCTATCCGGGGCCGCTGGAGCCGACGCCGGGCGGGCAGGTGGTGTCGCTGGTCGACTTTCGCGCGCCCGATCTCGAACGGTTTCCCGGGTTCGCCGATGCGCGCGATACGGCACAGTTTGCCGAGCTGGAGCCGGGCGATGCGGTGGTCTACCCGGCCTTGTGGTGGCACCACGTCGAGGCGCTCGCGCCGTTCAACGTGCTGGTGAACTATTGGTGGAACGACGCGGCGGCGTTCATGGACACGCCGATGAACACGCTGCTCCACGCGCTGCTCAGCCTGCGCGACCGCCCGGCGGCCGAGAAGCAGGCGTGGCGTGCGCTGTTCGACTATTACGTGTTCGGCGATGCGGCGCGGCCGGCGGCGCACCTGCCCGAAGCGGCGCAAGGTGCGCTCGCGCCGCTGGACGACGCACGCGCGCGGCGGCTGCGCGGCGATCTGTTGAGGAAGCTGAACCGATGA
- the ung gene encoding uracil-DNA glycosylase: MDAPTLDPSWRDALAAPLASDAMAALTRFLAAEEQAGTVIFPHAAERFRALELTALPDVRVVILGQDPYHGAGQAHGLCFSVRPGVKPPPSLANIYRELATDCGIDAPTHGFLEQWARQGVLLLNTVLTVAEGRAAAHRGRGWEQLTDAIIRAVAEQQAPTVFMLWGSHAQAKAPLVTAAGSDRHLILTAPHPSPLSAYKGWFGSRHFSKANAFLDAHDRGTIDWSVPPLASA; the protein is encoded by the coding sequence GTGGACGCCCCGACGCTCGACCCCAGCTGGCGCGACGCGCTCGCCGCGCCGCTCGCCAGCGACGCGATGGCCGCGCTCACCCGCTTCCTCGCCGCCGAGGAACAGGCGGGGACCGTGATCTTCCCGCACGCCGCCGAGCGCTTCCGCGCGCTCGAACTCACTGCCTTGCCCGATGTGCGCGTGGTGATCCTCGGGCAGGACCCGTACCACGGCGCTGGTCAGGCGCATGGCCTGTGCTTCTCGGTCCGCCCGGGCGTGAAGCCTCCGCCGAGCCTCGCCAACATCTACCGCGAGCTCGCCACCGACTGCGGCATCGACGCGCCGACGCACGGCTTCCTCGAACAGTGGGCGCGGCAGGGCGTGCTGCTGCTCAACACCGTGCTGACCGTCGCCGAGGGCCGCGCCGCCGCGCATCGCGGGCGCGGCTGGGAGCAGCTGACCGACGCGATCATCCGCGCCGTCGCCGAGCAACAGGCACCGACCGTGTTCATGCTGTGGGGCAGCCATGCGCAGGCCAAGGCGCCGCTCGTGACGGCTGCCGGTAGCGACCGCCACCTGATCCTCACCGCCCCGCATCCCTCGCCGCTGTCGGCGTACAAGGGCTGGTTCGGATCGAGGCATTTCAGCAAGGCCAACGCCTTTCTGGACGCGCACGACCGCGGCACGATCGACTGGAGCGTCCCGCCGCTGGCGTCAGCGTGA
- a CDS encoding tryptophan 7-halogenase → MTGVRRVVIAGGGTAGWLAAAMLTKQLGGMVEVTLVESEEIGTVGVGESTIPTVRAFHQLIGVDERDFVRATGASFKLGISFEGWSRPDERYLHSFGSIGQSTWMADFHHFWLEARAQGSAEEIGRYCVEHEAARANKFAGGDAGLNYAYHFDAARYARYLRERCEADGLTRVEGKIARVERDGESGDIAALVMEDGTRIAGDLFLDCTGFRALLLGETLGVGYEDWAEWLPTNRAIAVQTTATGPAVPYTRAIAHDAGWQWRIPLQHRLGNGIVYASEYLSDDEARARLLGSVTGETLIDPRVIRFHTGRRVKAWERNCVGLSLAGGFVEPLESTSIHLIMIALTRLLQLFPFDGVSAAAAARFNDMARREIEGVRDFIILHYTLNQRDEPFWQRMRDMPLPDSLATRIALFREGAQAFQASDELFTITSWVQVMLGQKLTPRAHNRVARMMPEGRLQQTLGQMAANVASAVRGLPAHQAYLDRV, encoded by the coding sequence ATGACGGGCGTGCGGCGGGTAGTGATCGCGGGCGGCGGCACCGCCGGGTGGCTGGCGGCGGCGATGCTGACCAAGCAGCTCGGCGGGATGGTCGAGGTCACGCTGGTCGAATCGGAGGAGATCGGCACCGTCGGTGTTGGCGAGTCGACGATCCCGACCGTGCGCGCCTTTCATCAGTTGATCGGCGTCGACGAGCGCGATTTCGTCCGCGCGACCGGCGCGAGCTTCAAGCTGGGGATCTCGTTCGAGGGCTGGTCGCGTCCCGATGAGCGCTATCTCCATTCGTTCGGGTCGATCGGGCAATCGACGTGGATGGCCGATTTCCACCATTTCTGGCTGGAGGCGCGCGCTCAGGGCAGCGCCGAGGAAATCGGCCGCTATTGCGTCGAGCATGAAGCGGCGCGCGCCAACAAGTTCGCGGGCGGCGACGCGGGGCTCAACTACGCCTATCATTTCGATGCCGCGCGCTATGCGCGTTACCTGCGCGAGCGCTGCGAGGCGGACGGGCTGACGCGCGTCGAGGGCAAGATCGCGCGCGTCGAGCGTGACGGCGAGAGCGGCGACATCGCGGCGCTGGTGATGGAGGACGGCACGCGGATCGCGGGCGACCTGTTCCTCGACTGCACCGGTTTTCGCGCGCTGCTGCTCGGCGAGACATTGGGCGTCGGCTATGAGGATTGGGCCGAGTGGTTGCCGACCAATCGCGCGATCGCGGTCCAGACCACCGCCACAGGCCCAGCAGTCCCCTATACGCGCGCGATCGCGCATGATGCAGGGTGGCAATGGCGGATCCCGCTCCAGCACCGGTTGGGCAACGGCATCGTCTATGCCAGCGAGTATCTCAGCGACGACGAGGCGCGGGCGCGGCTGCTGGGAAGTGTGACCGGTGAGACGCTGATCGACCCGCGCGTGATCCGCTTCCACACCGGGCGGCGGGTGAAGGCGTGGGAGCGCAATTGCGTCGGCTTGAGTTTGGCGGGCGGGTTCGTCGAGCCGCTCGAGTCGACCAGCATCCACCTCATCATGATCGCGCTGACGCGGCTGTTGCAGCTGTTCCCGTTCGACGGCGTGAGCGCGGCGGCGGCGGCGCGCTTCAACGACATGGCGCGGCGCGAGATCGAGGGCGTGCGCGACTTCATCATCCTGCATTACACGCTCAACCAGCGCGACGAGCCGTTCTGGCAGCGGATGCGCGACATGCCGCTGCCCGATTCGCTCGCGACGCGGATCGCGCTGTTCCGCGAGGGCGCGCAGGCGTTTCAGGCGAGCGACGAGCTGTTCACGATCACGTCGTGGGTGCAGGTGATGCTGGGCCAGAAGCTGACGCCGCGCGCGCACAATCGCGTCGCGCGGATGATGCCCGAGGGGCGGTTGCAGCAGACGCTGGGGCAGATGGCCGCGAACGTCGCGAGCGCGGTGCGCGGGTTGCCGGCGCATCAGGCGTATCTGGATCGGGTGTAA
- a CDS encoding TIGR00730 family Rossman fold protein, producing MKRLAIYCGSATPADPFYLDLAREVGHTLATRGIGVVYGGGRLGLMGAIADAALAAGGEVIGVIPQALVDAEVAHRGLTELHVVTGMHQRKQMFTDLADGFVTLPGGTGTMDELWEALSWAQLGYHADPVGLLNAGGYYDAIVAFWEKMGEVGFLRAQHRELLIVDETLGGLLDRMAAHVPTQPIVRMAASDL from the coding sequence ATGAAGCGCCTCGCCATCTATTGCGGCTCCGCCACGCCCGCCGACCCCTTCTACCTCGATCTCGCGCGCGAGGTCGGGCACACGCTCGCCACCCGCGGCATTGGCGTCGTCTATGGCGGGGGGCGGCTCGGACTGATGGGCGCGATCGCCGATGCCGCGCTGGCGGCGGGCGGCGAGGTGATCGGGGTGATCCCGCAGGCGCTGGTCGATGCCGAGGTCGCGCACCGCGGCCTCACCGAACTCCACGTCGTGACGGGGATGCACCAGCGCAAGCAGATGTTCACCGACCTCGCCGACGGCTTCGTCACCCTGCCCGGCGGCACCGGCACAATGGACGAATTGTGGGAGGCGCTCAGCTGGGCGCAGCTCGGCTATCACGCTGATCCGGTCGGACTGCTCAACGCGGGCGGCTATTATGACGCGATCGTCGCCTTCTGGGAGAAGATGGGCGAGGTCGGCTTCCTGCGCGCGCAGCATCGCGAGTTGCTGATCGTCGACGAGACGCTGGGCGGGCTGCTCGACCGGATGGCGGCGCACGTCCCGACGCAGCCGATCGTGCGCATGGCCGCCTCCGACCTGTGA
- a CDS encoding phytoene/squalene synthase family protein — protein MTDTRAALVETARLSIARGSKSFAAASKLFAPVVRERAWLLYAWCRACDDLVDGQDHGHDRTIVTDARARVARVRALSDAALDGEPTGDPAFDALGVVARETGLPRRFVHDVIDGFQLDAEDWHPRSEDDLYRYCYHVAGAVGLLMAVVMGVSPDDDATLDRACDLGLAFQLANIARDIEEDARVDRCYLPDDWLVEMDMPPGEHMKPPYRERLAVLAKRLATRAQLHEDSAAIGTKPLSFRSAWAVLAAAGIYGDIARTVAARGPRAWDHRVTTTKGAKLAWIARAGVKAARRQTLPDTPRDPRLWTRPR, from the coding sequence GTGACCGATACGCGCGCGGCGCTGGTCGAAACCGCGCGGCTGTCGATCGCGCGCGGCTCGAAGAGCTTCGCCGCCGCCTCGAAACTGTTCGCGCCGGTGGTGCGCGAGCGCGCGTGGTTGCTCTACGCCTGGTGCCGCGCCTGCGACGATCTGGTCGACGGGCAGGACCACGGCCATGACCGCACGATCGTCACCGACGCACGCGCACGGGTCGCGCGGGTGCGCGCGCTCAGCGACGCCGCGCTTGATGGCGAGCCGACCGGCGATCCGGCGTTCGACGCGCTGGGTGTCGTCGCGCGCGAAACCGGGCTGCCGCGCCGCTTCGTCCATGACGTGATCGACGGCTTCCAGCTCGACGCCGAGGACTGGCACCCGCGCAGCGAGGACGATCTTTATCGTTATTGCTATCATGTCGCGGGCGCGGTCGGCTTGCTGATGGCGGTGGTGATGGGTGTGTCACCCGACGATGACGCGACGCTCGACCGCGCCTGCGATCTCGGGCTCGCGTTCCAGCTGGCGAACATCGCGCGCGACATTGAGGAGGATGCGCGTGTCGATCGCTGCTACTTGCCCGACGACTGGCTGGTCGAAATGGACATGCCGCCGGGCGAGCATATGAAGCCACCCTATCGCGAACGGCTGGCGGTGCTGGCGAAGCGGCTGGCGACGCGCGCGCAGCTGCACGAGGACAGCGCGGCGATCGGCACCAAGCCGCTGTCGTTCCGCTCGGCCTGGGCGGTGCTGGCGGCGGCGGGAATCTACGGCGACATCGCGCGGACGGTGGCGGCGCGCGGGCCGCGGGCGTGGGATCACCGCGTCACGACCACGAAGGGCGCGAAGCTGGCGTGGATCGCACGCGCGGGGGTGAAGGCGGCACGGCGGCAAACGCTGCCGGATACCCCGCGCGATCCCCGCCTGTGGACCCGCCCACGCTAA
- a CDS encoding peptidylprolyl isomerase yields the protein MRRLLPLLALLAIAAPATAQRADRATPGWVRVRLETADGPIVLALDQRHAPLTTANFLRYVDDGRFDGISFYRTARSRKLPGTGFIQSGIRTDARRFLDMIPHESTKKTGIRHLDMTISMARKGPPGSANGNFFITVGPAAYMDWSPRDPGYAAFGRVVAGQKTVKRILAEPTGQQMNGTLMLRPVVVTRSIRLDGTPKPTGRPRPWLLEHRRDG from the coding sequence ATGCGCCGCCTGCTCCCGCTGCTCGCCCTGCTCGCCATCGCCGCGCCCGCCACGGCACAGCGCGCCGATCGCGCCACGCCGGGCTGGGTGCGCGTGCGGCTGGAAACCGCCGACGGCCCGATCGTGCTCGCGCTCGATCAACGCCACGCGCCGCTCACCACCGCCAATTTCCTGCGCTACGTCGACGATGGCCGCTTTGACGGCATCAGCTTCTACCGCACCGCGCGCAGCAGGAAGCTGCCCGGCACCGGCTTCATCCAGTCGGGCATCCGCACCGACGCGCGCCGCTTCCTCGACATGATCCCGCACGAATCGACGAAGAAGACCGGCATCCGCCACCTGGACATGACGATCTCGATGGCGCGCAAGGGACCGCCCGGCTCGGCGAACGGCAATTTCTTCATCACCGTCGGCCCCGCCGCGTACATGGACTGGAGCCCGCGCGACCCCGGTTATGCCGCGTTCGGCCGCGTCGTCGCCGGGCAGAAGACCGTCAAGCGCATCCTCGCCGAACCGACCGGTCAGCAGATGAACGGCACGCTGATGCTGCGCCCGGTGGTGGTGACACGCTCGATCCGGCTCGACGGCACGCCGAAGCCGACCGGCCGGCCGCGTCCGTGGCTGCTCGAACACCGCCGCGACGGCTGA
- a CDS encoding electron transfer flavoprotein subunit alpha/FixB family protein: MKTLVWVEHDGSTVKDATLSAVTAAAKLGEVHLLVAGQGVGAVAEAAAKIAGVGKVHVADDAAYAHQLAENIAPLVVELMGHHDAFVAPATTTGKAIAPRVAALLDVMQISDVLSVEGEDTFTRPIYAGNAIATVRTSDAKKVLTVRGTAFEKAAAEGGTGTVEPVAATGDTGLSTFVNQEIAASTRPELTSARVIVSGGRALGSGEKFHELIEPLADKLGAGVGASRAAVDAGYVPNDYQVGQTGKIVAPEVYVAVGISGAIQHLAGMKDSKTIIAINKDEDAPIFQVADLGLVGDLFKVVPELTEKL; the protein is encoded by the coding sequence ATGAAGACTCTGGTTTGGGTCGAACACGACGGATCGACCGTCAAGGACGCCACGCTCTCCGCGGTCACCGCCGCGGCGAAGCTGGGCGAGGTGCACCTGCTCGTCGCCGGGCAAGGCGTCGGCGCGGTCGCCGAGGCGGCGGCGAAGATCGCGGGCGTTGGCAAGGTGCATGTCGCTGACGATGCGGCCTATGCGCACCAGCTCGCCGAGAACATCGCGCCGCTGGTCGTCGAGCTGATGGGGCATCACGACGCCTTCGTCGCGCCTGCCACCACCACCGGCAAGGCGATCGCCCCGCGTGTCGCCGCGCTGCTCGACGTCATGCAGATCAGCGACGTGCTGTCGGTCGAGGGCGAGGACACATTCACGCGCCCGATCTACGCCGGCAACGCGATCGCCACCGTCAGGACGTCGGACGCCAAGAAGGTCCTCACCGTCCGCGGCACTGCCTTCGAGAAGGCCGCAGCCGAGGGCGGCACGGGCACGGTCGAGCCGGTCGCTGCGACCGGCGACACCGGCCTGTCGACCTTCGTCAATCAGGAGATCGCGGCGTCGACGCGACCCGAGCTGACCAGCGCGAGGGTGATCGTCTCGGGCGGACGCGCGCTCGGTTCGGGCGAGAAGTTCCACGAGCTGATCGAGCCGCTCGCCGACAAGCTCGGTGCCGGAGTCGGCGCCAGCCGCGCGGCGGTCGACGCGGGCTATGTGCCGAACGACTATCAGGTCGGGCAGACCGGCAAGATCGTCGCGCCGGAAGTCTATGTCGCGGTCGGCATCTCGGGCGCGATCCAGCATCTCGCGGGCATGAAGGACTCGAAGACGATCATCGCGATCAACAAGGATGAGGATGCGCCGATCTTCCAGGTCGCCGACCTCGGGCTGGTCGGCGATCTGTTCAAGGTGGTGCCGGAGCTGACGGAGAAGCTCTGA
- a CDS encoding electron transfer flavoprotein subunit beta/FixA family protein, translating to MKVLVPVKRVLDYNVKPRVKADGSGVDLANVKMSMNPFDEIAVEEAIRLKEKGAVTEIVVVSIGEPKAQDTLRTALAMGADRAILVTSETKVEPLGVAKLLAKIVGEEQPQLVILGKQAIDDDNNQTGQMLAGLLGWGQGTFASKVELAADSVTVTREVDGGLETDTFRLPAIVTTDLRLNEPRYASLPNIMKAKSKPLATKTAADFGVDVTPRLTVVSVAEPAKRQAGVKVADVDELVNRLKSMGIAK from the coding sequence ATGAAGGTGCTGGTGCCGGTCAAGCGCGTGCTTGACTATAACGTGAAGCCCCGCGTGAAGGCGGACGGCTCGGGCGTCGATCTCGCCAACGTCAAGATGAGCATGAACCCGTTCGACGAGATCGCGGTCGAGGAAGCGATCCGCCTGAAGGAAAAGGGCGCGGTCACCGAGATCGTCGTCGTCTCGATCGGCGAGCCCAAGGCGCAGGACACGCTGCGTACCGCGCTGGCGATGGGCGCCGACCGTGCGATCCTCGTCACCTCGGAGACCAAGGTCGAGCCGCTGGGCGTCGCCAAGCTGCTCGCGAAGATCGTCGGGGAGGAACAGCCGCAGCTGGTGATCCTCGGCAAGCAGGCGATCGACGACGACAACAACCAGACCGGCCAGATGCTCGCCGGGCTGCTCGGCTGGGGCCAGGGCACGTTCGCGTCGAAGGTCGAGCTGGCCGCCGACAGCGTCACCGTCACCCGCGAGGTCGACGGCGGGCTGGAGACGGACACGTTCCGGCTGCCCGCGATCGTCACCACCGACCTGCGCCTCAACGAACCGCGGTACGCCTCGCTGCCCAACATCATGAAGGCCAAGTCGAAGCCGCTCGCGACCAAGACCGCCGCCGATTTCGGCGTCGACGTGACGCCGCGGCTGACCGTGGTCAGCGTCGCCGAGCCGGCCAAGCGCCAGGCGGGCGTCAAGGTCGCCGATGTCGATGAGCTAGTGAACCGGCTGAAGTCGATGGGCATCGCGAAATAA
- a CDS encoding SapC family protein has protein sequence MTFTTLDNVDDFELRVAVRAGAAFGDHANLLPIFPIEFEEAQRELPIVFRRGGDGGIRAYVLLGLDRGENLFLDGERWTTRFVPAVQRRGPFALARSEDGAAVVQIDRDDPRVGMTEGLPLFRDHGGDAPYLEHVRAALHLLAEGAQSERAILADLDGAGLLRSVTLRIDLGDAGGYELTDLLTIDQAALASLSGATLERLHANGLLRAATMAAASLGNMERLIELKTLKEAA, from the coding sequence ATGACCTTCACGACTCTCGACAATGTCGATGACTTCGAGCTGCGCGTCGCGGTGCGGGCCGGGGCGGCATTCGGCGACCATGCGAACCTGCTCCCGATCTTTCCGATCGAGTTCGAAGAGGCGCAGCGCGAATTGCCGATCGTCTTCCGGCGCGGCGGGGACGGCGGCATCCGCGCCTATGTGCTGCTCGGGCTCGATCGCGGCGAGAATCTGTTTCTCGACGGCGAGCGCTGGACGACCCGCTTCGTGCCGGCGGTCCAGCGGCGCGGGCCGTTCGCTTTGGCGCGTAGCGAGGATGGCGCGGCGGTGGTGCAGATCGATCGCGACGATCCACGGGTCGGCATGACGGAGGGCCTGCCGCTGTTCCGCGATCATGGCGGCGATGCGCCGTATCTGGAGCATGTCCGCGCTGCGCTGCACCTGTTGGCGGAAGGGGCGCAGAGCGAACGCGCGATCCTCGCCGATCTGGACGGAGCGGGATTGCTGCGCAGCGTGACGCTGCGGATCGATCTGGGCGATGCCGGGGGTTACGAGCTGACCGACCTGCTGACAATCGATCAGGCGGCGCTGGCGTCGTTGTCAGGCGCGACGCTGGAGCGGCTGCATGCCAATGGCTTGCTGCGCGCGGCGACGATGGCGGCGGCGTCGCTCGGCAATATGGAGCGGCTGATCGAATTGAAGACGCTCAAGGAGGCGGCGTGA